One window from the genome of Candidatus Binataceae bacterium encodes:
- a CDS encoding carbamoyltransferase C-terminal domain-containing protein yields the protein MMVLGIHDGHNAAACLMNQGAVLAAHQEERLSRVKNEAGFPRRAVASVMAIAGVQADQIERVVMAGRMLHRTPPSPQNQRLNYKRACDLTMRWRHALKGGVVDQIRQERMMGARARRVRELGVGAPLEFIEHHQCHAAAAYYGWGRLSEEILVLTLDGAGDRLCATVNIGREGRLVRVAQVAEASSLGLVWANVTALAGMTAVEHEYKLMGLAPYASAAAAERVSKRFGELFGFEQPGLTWRFNYGAPPATRCYEFVRELLEFERFDAIAGGLQLFTERFVCNWVRNCIRALKVRRVALGGGVFMNVKVNKAVMELSEVEDLFVMPSCGDETNALGACYAVSAGARVRTRALGEMYWGPRYDQLEVAAAVRAHRFGAPVAITESGHMEEEIALLLARGEIVGRFAGGEEFGARSLGNRALLAPPRAPESVRLLNDMIKQRDFWMPFALSILKERAHEYVRNPRQLSAPYMILAFDTLAAGRQFIAGLHPRDFTVRPQIVTSTDNPAYHRLLRAYERLTGDGAIVNTSLNLHGEPLVSSPADALRLFELSGLRHLALGGLLISKQGMLPVHAGESRA from the coding sequence ATGATGGTGCTGGGAATTCACGACGGTCACAACGCGGCAGCCTGCCTAATGAACCAGGGTGCGGTTCTGGCGGCCCATCAGGAGGAGCGCTTGTCGCGGGTCAAGAACGAAGCCGGCTTTCCGCGCCGCGCGGTGGCTAGCGTGATGGCGATAGCGGGGGTGCAGGCAGACCAAATCGAGCGGGTCGTGATGGCGGGTCGGATGCTGCATCGGACACCTCCTTCGCCCCAGAACCAGCGGCTTAACTATAAGCGGGCGTGTGATTTGACGATGCGCTGGCGACATGCGCTCAAGGGCGGGGTGGTGGACCAGATTCGGCAGGAGCGGATGATGGGGGCGCGCGCGCGGCGTGTGCGTGAGCTTGGGGTGGGGGCGCCTCTGGAATTTATCGAACATCATCAGTGTCACGCGGCGGCGGCTTACTACGGCTGGGGGCGGCTGTCGGAGGAGATACTGGTATTGACCTTGGATGGAGCCGGGGACCGGCTGTGCGCCACTGTGAATATCGGCCGCGAGGGGCGCTTGGTTCGGGTAGCGCAAGTGGCTGAAGCCTCCTCGCTGGGGCTGGTGTGGGCTAACGTGACGGCGTTGGCGGGGATGACGGCGGTGGAGCACGAATACAAATTGATGGGTTTGGCGCCCTATGCGTCGGCGGCGGCAGCCGAGCGAGTGAGCAAGCGTTTTGGCGAATTGTTTGGATTCGAGCAACCCGGGCTTACCTGGCGCTTCAACTATGGCGCGCCACCGGCCACGCGTTGTTACGAGTTCGTGCGCGAGCTGTTGGAGTTTGAGCGTTTTGATGCGATTGCGGGAGGTTTGCAGCTTTTCACTGAGCGCTTTGTGTGCAACTGGGTCCGCAACTGTATTCGCGCGCTCAAGGTGCGGCGGGTGGCCCTGGGCGGCGGGGTGTTCATGAACGTGAAGGTGAACAAGGCGGTGATGGAGCTGAGCGAAGTGGAGGATCTGTTTGTGATGCCCTCGTGCGGAGACGAAACCAATGCGTTGGGGGCTTGTTATGCGGTGAGCGCCGGTGCGCGCGTGCGCACGCGTGCGCTGGGTGAGATGTATTGGGGGCCGCGTTATGACCAGCTTGAGGTGGCGGCGGCGGTGCGGGCCCATCGTTTTGGCGCGCCGGTGGCGATTACCGAAAGTGGTCATATGGAGGAGGAGATCGCGTTGCTGCTGGCGCGGGGCGAAATCGTGGGGCGGTTTGCCGGGGGCGAGGAGTTTGGCGCTCGTTCACTGGGTAACCGGGCCTTGTTAGCGCCGCCGCGGGCCCCGGAATCGGTGCGTCTGCTCAACGACATGATCAAGCAGCGCGATTTCTGGATGCCCTTTGCCTTGTCGATTCTGAAAGAGCGGGCGCATGAGTACGTACGCAATCCACGCCAGCTTTCGGCGCCCTACATGATTTTGGCTTTTGATACGTTGGCAGCGGGGCGTCAGTTTATCGCGGGGCTGCATCCGCGCGACTTTACCGTGCGGCCGCAGATCGTCACTAGCACCGACAACCCAGCCTACCATCGGCTGTTGCGCGCTTACGAGCGGCTGACCGGCGACGGCGCGATCGTCAATACTTCGCTCAATCTGCACGGCGAGCCACTGGTTTCCTCTCCCGCCGACGCATTGCGACTGTTCGAGTTGTCGGGCTTGCGCCATCTGGCCTTGGGCGGGCTGCTGATCAGCAAGCAGGGAATGTTACCCGTACATGCGGGTGAAAGCCGGGCATGA